Proteins encoded by one window of Homoserinimonas aerilata:
- the serB gene encoding phosphoserine phosphatase SerB, translated as MTRFLIVLDVDSTLIENEVIELIAEEAGSLEEVADITFRAMNGELDFAQSLQRRVATLEGLPVEALDRVRSRVEVTRGVPAMVEAAHAAGGRVGVVSGGFHEIVDPFAAGLGLDFCRANRLEVRDGRLTGRVEGAIIDAEAKASTLREWAEASGVPLSRTVAVGDGANDLRMMELAGLSVAFDAKAPVRGAADVVLDERDLSQLLPLLGLFG; from the coding sequence ATGACCCGATTCCTGATAGTCCTCGACGTCGATTCGACCCTCATCGAGAACGAGGTCATCGAGCTCATCGCCGAAGAGGCCGGATCGCTCGAGGAGGTCGCCGACATCACCTTTCGGGCGATGAACGGCGAGCTCGACTTCGCCCAGAGCCTGCAGCGCCGCGTCGCGACCCTCGAGGGGCTTCCCGTCGAGGCGCTGGACCGCGTCAGGAGTCGCGTCGAGGTCACCCGCGGTGTCCCGGCCATGGTCGAGGCTGCGCATGCCGCAGGCGGTCGCGTGGGCGTCGTGTCCGGCGGCTTCCACGAGATCGTCGATCCCTTCGCCGCGGGTCTGGGCCTCGATTTCTGCCGCGCTAACCGGCTCGAGGTGCGTGACGGCAGGCTCACAGGGCGCGTCGAGGGTGCCATCATCGACGCCGAGGCGAAGGCGAGCACCCTGCGGGAATGGGCCGAGGCATCCGGGGTGCCGCTGAGTCGCACCGTCGCCGTTGGCGACGGAGCGAACGATCTGCGGATGATGGAGCTGGCCGGGCTGTCCGTTGCATTCGACGCGAAGGCTCCCGTGCGGGGTGCGGCAGACGTCGTACTCGACGAACGGGATCTCAGTCAGCTGCTCCCGCTGCTGGGCCTCTTCGGCTGA
- the glgA gene encoding glycogen synthase, whose amino-acid sequence MRVDVLTREYPPEVYGGAGVHVAELVRELRRDIDVRVRCFGAERSEEGVTAYGTPQGLAGANPALATLGTDLEMAQACAGADIVHSHTWYANGAGHVASLLHGIPHVVTAHSLEPLRPWKAEQLGGGYRVSSWIEKTAFEAADAVIAVSEGMRRDILRSYPSLDPEKVDVVYNGIDLQRWKPVDDHDTVRSLGIDPERPSVVFVGRITRQKGLPWLLKAAVLLPPEVQLVLCAGAADTPALLAEVQTAVAELQRTRTGVVWIERLLPQAELSAVLTAATTFVCPSVYEPLGIVNLEAMACGAPVVATATGGIPEVVDDGVTGRLVAIEQADDGTGTPLNPERFVTDLARTLTEVVGDPVTAAAMGAAGRARAEREFGWDRISRRTQEIYARLA is encoded by the coding sequence GTGAGAGTCGATGTGTTGACGAGAGAGTATCCGCCGGAGGTCTACGGTGGCGCCGGCGTGCATGTGGCGGAGCTTGTGCGAGAGCTGCGCCGAGACATCGATGTGCGCGTCCGTTGCTTCGGCGCGGAGCGCTCCGAGGAGGGCGTCACCGCGTACGGCACACCGCAGGGCCTGGCCGGCGCGAATCCCGCCCTCGCCACGCTCGGAACCGATCTTGAGATGGCTCAGGCCTGCGCGGGTGCCGACATCGTGCACTCCCACACCTGGTACGCGAACGGCGCCGGGCATGTGGCATCGCTGCTCCACGGCATCCCTCATGTCGTCACCGCGCACAGCCTCGAACCGCTGCGCCCGTGGAAGGCCGAGCAGCTCGGCGGCGGCTACAGGGTGTCGAGCTGGATAGAGAAGACCGCGTTCGAGGCGGCGGATGCCGTCATCGCCGTCAGCGAGGGGATGCGCCGGGACATCCTGCGCAGCTACCCCTCCCTCGACCCGGAGAAGGTCGACGTCGTCTACAACGGCATCGATCTCCAGCGTTGGAAGCCGGTGGATGATCACGACACGGTTCGTTCTCTCGGTATCGATCCCGAGCGCCCCTCGGTCGTCTTCGTCGGCCGCATCACCCGCCAGAAGGGCCTGCCCTGGCTGCTGAAGGCCGCCGTCCTTCTGCCGCCGGAGGTGCAACTCGTGTTGTGTGCGGGGGCGGCAGACACGCCCGCGCTCCTCGCCGAGGTGCAGACGGCCGTCGCCGAACTGCAGCGAACGCGCACGGGTGTGGTCTGGATCGAGCGGCTTCTCCCGCAGGCCGAGCTCTCCGCTGTGCTGACGGCCGCAACGACCTTCGTCTGCCCCTCCGTCTATGAGCCTCTCGGGATCGTCAACCTCGAGGCGATGGCCTGCGGTGCGCCGGTCGTCGCCACGGCGACAGGAGGCATCCCCGAGGTCGTCGACGATGGCGTGACCGGCCGGCTGGTTGCCATCGAGCAGGCGGATGACGGCACGGGCACGCCGCTCAACCCCGAGCGCTTCGTCACCGACCTGGCCCGAACGCTCACCGAGGTCGTCGGCGACCCCGTCACGGCGGCCGCCATGGGCGCAGCAGGCCGCGCACGGGCGGAGCGGGAGTTCGGCTGGGATCGCATCTCGCGCCGCACGCAGGAGATCTACGCACGACTCGCCTGA
- a CDS encoding biotin transporter BioY → MLRRATLRFGPITLADRVFQPGLVMDLVLVFCGAGLIAIIAQVSVPLWPVPTTGQIAGILIVGYSLGMVRGTLAAGIYVGMGAIGLPVFSNGAGGLDRLLGSTGGFIFGFVLGALVAGIFAAKQWDRTFGRVVLASTICTLVIYAVGLPWLAVANDYSVRQTIELGLYPLILGAVLKIVVVSALMTGAWSYIHRFDRRAASAEAWAIGNDPRRSF, encoded by the coding sequence GTGCTTCGACGGGCAACGCTCCGTTTCGGGCCGATCACCCTGGCCGATCGTGTGTTCCAGCCAGGCCTCGTGATGGACCTCGTTCTCGTGTTCTGTGGCGCAGGCCTGATCGCCATCATCGCCCAGGTGAGTGTGCCGCTCTGGCCGGTGCCCACGACAGGGCAGATCGCCGGAATCCTGATCGTCGGCTACAGCCTCGGCATGGTCCGAGGAACGCTCGCCGCCGGAATCTACGTCGGCATGGGGGCCATCGGTCTTCCCGTGTTCAGCAACGGAGCCGGAGGCCTGGACAGGCTCCTCGGATCGACGGGCGGCTTCATCTTCGGCTTCGTGCTCGGCGCTCTCGTCGCGGGAATCTTCGCCGCGAAGCAGTGGGATCGCACCTTCGGCCGGGTCGTGTTGGCATCGACGATCTGCACGCTCGTCATCTACGCAGTCGGGCTGCCCTGGCTGGCGGTCGCCAACGACTACAGTGTGCGCCAGACGATCGAGCTGGGCCTGTATCCCCTGATCCTTGGGGCTGTTCTGAAGATCGTGGTCGTTTCGGCGCTCATGACCGGCGCATGGTCGTACATCCACCGTTTCGACCGGCGGGCCGCCTCCGCGGAGGCATGGGCGATCGGCAACGATCCCAGGCGCAGCTTCTGA
- a CDS encoding non-heme iron oxygenase ferredoxin subunit — translation MTVKVCAVDDISVGTAVRVVIGDTPIAVVRDSAGDIHAIGDTCTHGDISLSEGFVEDDTLECWAHGSQFSLKTGKPITLPAYEPVPVFAVSIVDGDVYIDPTPTFP, via the coding sequence ATGACGGTCAAGGTATGCGCGGTCGATGACATCTCCGTGGGAACCGCAGTGCGCGTCGTCATCGGCGACACCCCCATCGCAGTGGTCAGGGATTCGGCGGGCGACATCCACGCGATCGGTGACACCTGCACCCACGGCGACATCTCGCTCTCGGAGGGTTTCGTCGAGGACGACACCCTCGAGTGCTGGGCTCACGGCTCGCAGTTCTCGCTGAAGACGGGCAAGCCGATCACGCTTCCCGCCTATGAACCGGTCCCCGTCTTCGCGGTGTCGATCGTGGACGGCGACGTCTACATCGACCCGACCCCGACCTTCCCCTAA
- the glgC gene encoding glucose-1-phosphate adenylyltransferase, producing the protein MASQKIFGIVLAGGEGKRLMPLTADRAKPAVPFAGNYRLIDFALSNLINSGMRQIVVLTQYKSHSLDRHVSQTWRLSGLTNSYVASVPAQQRLGKRWFAGSADAILQSLNLLRDEKPDIVVVVGADHVYRMDFSQMIEAHIESGAGVTVAAIRQPIALADQFGVIEVAADDPTRIHAFHEKPQNPVGLADSPGEVLASMGNYVFDADVLMDAVLRDGEIPSSNHDMGGDIVPDFVSRGDAAVYDLNRNEVPGATDRDRYYWRDVGTIDSYYDAHRDLISALPVFNLYNQQWPIFNQQFNAPPAKFVRDAAGNLGTTIDSIVSLGSLLSGAHVERSVLGPWATIDSAAHVVDSIVFDAVRIGQGATVHRAILDKEVVVDDGVSVGVDPDADRARGFTVTESGITVVGKGIHVID; encoded by the coding sequence ATGGCATCACAGAAGATATTCGGGATCGTCCTGGCCGGCGGCGAAGGTAAGCGCCTGATGCCCCTCACAGCAGACAGGGCCAAGCCGGCGGTGCCGTTCGCCGGCAACTACCGGCTCATCGACTTCGCCCTCTCCAACCTCATCAACTCGGGGATGCGCCAGATCGTCGTGCTCACCCAGTACAAGTCGCACAGCCTCGACCGGCACGTGTCGCAGACCTGGCGGCTGTCGGGCCTGACCAACTCCTATGTGGCATCCGTTCCCGCGCAGCAGCGTCTCGGCAAACGTTGGTTCGCCGGATCCGCAGACGCCATACTGCAGAGCCTCAACCTGCTGCGAGACGAGAAGCCCGACATCGTTGTCGTGGTCGGCGCCGACCACGTCTACCGCATGGATTTCAGCCAGATGATCGAGGCGCATATCGAGTCCGGCGCCGGGGTCACGGTGGCGGCGATCCGTCAGCCGATCGCGCTGGCCGACCAGTTCGGCGTCATCGAGGTCGCAGCCGACGATCCCACGCGCATCCACGCCTTCCACGAGAAGCCGCAGAATCCTGTCGGCCTGGCCGATTCGCCCGGTGAGGTGCTCGCATCGATGGGCAACTACGTCTTCGACGCCGATGTTCTGATGGATGCCGTCCTGCGCGACGGCGAGATCCCATCGTCGAACCATGACATGGGCGGCGACATCGTGCCCGACTTCGTCTCCCGGGGTGACGCCGCCGTCTACGACCTCAACCGCAACGAGGTGCCGGGGGCGACCGATCGCGACCGCTACTACTGGCGTGACGTCGGAACCATCGACTCGTACTACGACGCTCATCGAGACCTGATCTCGGCACTGCCCGTGTTCAATCTCTACAACCAGCAGTGGCCGATCTTCAATCAGCAGTTCAACGCGCCGCCGGCCAAGTTCGTGCGCGATGCGGCGGGCAATCTCGGCACCACGATCGACTCGATCGTCTCGTTGGGCTCGCTGCTCTCCGGCGCCCATGTGGAGCGGAGCGTTCTGGGCCCGTGGGCGACGATCGACTCCGCCGCCCATGTCGTCGACTCGATCGTGTTCGATGCCGTGCGCATTGGGCAGGGGGCCACCGTGCACAGGGCTATTCTGGACAAGGAAGTCGTTGTCGACGACGGTGTCTCCGTCGGAGTCGATCCGGATGCGGACAGGGCCAGAGGCTTCACCGTCACCGAATCGGGCATCACCGTCGTCGGCAAGGGTATCCACGTCATCGACTGA
- the sufD gene encoding Fe-S cluster assembly protein SufD, with protein sequence MATSVASAHTPTANPSINHSRLGSKQHSVGGLGIAPIQTRSERFSSYDVADFQPVQATDSEWKYTPLGAVRPLTGDSLNGSPVEPEVSTTGSARFEWIERTDAHIGTAGIPEDRASANAWSSFERAAHIVLDGQDGRVTVIRSAMGSEPRAAHTVITATAGSRGVVVLDNRGKAMLAENLEIVVEDEAAITVVSLQEWDDDAVHLASHFATVGRRAKLRYVSATLGGLVARINPSVRLAGERGDAEVYGLYFADAGQHIEHQVFVNHDAPNTVSHVTYKGALQGEGAHTAWIGDVLIGRNGTGTDSYEQNRNLLLTEGARADSVPNLEIETGDIKGAGHASASGRFDDEQLFYLQARGIREDEARRLVVRGFLGEVVQKIGVPEIEAHLHEAIEAELAATR encoded by the coding sequence ATGGCGACATCGGTGGCATCTGCCCATACCCCCACAGCTAACCCGTCGATCAACCACTCTCGCCTCGGCTCGAAGCAGCACAGCGTCGGAGGACTCGGCATCGCGCCCATCCAGACGCGGTCGGAACGCTTCTCGTCGTACGACGTCGCGGATTTCCAGCCCGTGCAGGCCACGGATTCCGAGTGGAAGTACACGCCCCTCGGAGCGGTCAGGCCCCTGACAGGCGACAGCCTCAACGGAAGCCCGGTCGAACCCGAGGTCTCCACGACAGGGTCCGCGCGATTCGAATGGATCGAGCGCACGGATGCCCACATCGGCACCGCGGGAATCCCTGAGGATCGTGCCTCGGCGAACGCCTGGAGCAGCTTCGAGCGCGCCGCACACATCGTGTTGGACGGGCAGGATGGCCGTGTAACAGTCATCCGGTCCGCCATGGGCTCCGAGCCCAGGGCCGCGCACACCGTCATCACAGCGACCGCGGGCAGCCGCGGTGTCGTCGTGCTCGACAATCGGGGCAAGGCCATGCTGGCCGAGAACCTCGAGATCGTCGTCGAGGACGAAGCCGCCATCACGGTCGTCTCCCTGCAGGAGTGGGATGACGATGCCGTGCACCTGGCCAGTCACTTCGCCACCGTCGGTCGCCGGGCCAAGCTTCGCTATGTGAGCGCAACCCTCGGCGGACTCGTCGCCCGCATCAACCCCTCCGTGCGTCTCGCAGGCGAGCGGGGCGACGCGGAGGTATACGGCCTCTACTTCGCCGACGCCGGTCAGCACATCGAGCACCAGGTGTTCGTGAACCACGACGCACCGAACACCGTGTCGCATGTCACCTACAAGGGTGCGCTGCAGGGCGAGGGGGCGCACACGGCCTGGATCGGCGATGTCCTCATCGGGCGTAACGGCACGGGCACCGACAGCTACGAGCAGAATCGCAACCTGCTCCTCACGGAGGGCGCCCGCGCCGACTCCGTGCCCAACCTCGAGATCGAGACAGGCGACATCAAGGGTGCCGGCCACGCCAGTGCCAGCGGTCGCTTCGACGACGAGCAGCTCTTCTACCTGCAGGCGAGGGGAATCCGGGAAGACGAGGCACGCAGGCTCGTCGTCAGGGGCTTCCTCGGCGAGGTCGTCCAGAAGATCGGCGTGCCCGAGATCGAGGCGCACCTCCACGAGGCCATCGAGGCAGAACTGGCGGCGACACGATGA
- a CDS encoding metal-sulfur cluster assembly factor, translating to MAVALEPQLFDQVEEALKEVMDPELGVNIVDLGLIYDLTWDEEHNALIISMTLTSAGCPLTDVIEDETAQALDGVVEQFRINWVWMPPWGPEKITDDGRDMMRAIGFAI from the coding sequence ATGGCAGTAGCACTCGAACCGCAACTCTTCGATCAGGTCGAAGAAGCGCTGAAAGAGGTCATGGACCCCGAGCTCGGCGTGAACATCGTCGATCTGGGCCTCATCTATGACCTCACCTGGGACGAGGAGCACAACGCTCTGATCATCAGCATGACACTGACATCGGCAGGATGCCCCCTCACCGATGTGATCGAGGATGAGACAGCTCAGGCCCTCGACGGGGTCGTCGAACAGTTCCGCATCAACTGGGTGTGGATGCCGCCGTGGGGTCCCGAGAAGATCACCGACGATGGTCGCGACATGATGCGTGCCATCGGCTTCGCGATCTGA
- a CDS encoding ABC-F family ATP-binding cassette domain-containing protein, translated as MLSVQDLEIRVGARTLMDGVTFRVDRGDKIGLVGRNGAGKTTLTKVLAGEGLPNAGTVDRTGEIGYLPQDPRSGDPEDLARTRILDARGLGQLVLGMQKATMEMGSDDPAVADAAMKSYSKLTDRFDALGGYAAEAEAASIASNLKLPDRILDQPLKTLSGGQRRRIELARILFSDAQTMILDEPTNHLDADSVVWLREFLKNYGGGFIVISHDIELVGETVNKVFYLDANRQSIDVYNMGWKHYLRQREADEERRKKERSNVEKKAAVLQMQAARFGAKASKAASAHQMVRRAEKMLSGLEEVRAVDRVAKLRFPEPAPCGRTPLMAKNLSKSYGSLEIFTAVDLAIDRGSKVVILGFNGAGKTTLLRMLAGVDEPDTGQVEPGHGLRIGYYAQEHETIDVKRSVLENMVSSSPNLTEMEARRVLGSFLFTGDDAHKPAGVLSGGEKTRLALAMIVVSGANVLLLDEPTNNLDPASRIEILDALANYAGAVVLVSHDEGAVEALNPERVLILPDGVEDHWNKDYADLVGLE; from the coding sequence GTGCTCAGCGTGCAAGACCTCGAAATCCGGGTTGGCGCCCGCACGCTCATGGACGGGGTGACGTTCCGCGTCGACCGCGGTGACAAGATCGGCCTCGTCGGGCGCAATGGAGCGGGTAAGACGACGCTCACGAAGGTGCTGGCGGGCGAGGGCCTGCCCAATGCGGGAACCGTTGATCGCACGGGCGAGATCGGCTATCTTCCGCAGGATCCGCGGTCAGGCGACCCAGAGGATCTCGCGCGCACCCGCATCCTCGATGCCAGAGGGCTCGGGCAGCTCGTTCTGGGCATGCAGAAGGCAACGATGGAGATGGGCTCAGACGATCCCGCCGTCGCCGATGCCGCGATGAAGAGCTATTCGAAGCTGACCGACCGCTTCGACGCCCTCGGCGGCTATGCGGCCGAGGCTGAGGCAGCCTCGATCGCCAGCAACCTGAAGCTGCCCGACCGCATCCTCGACCAGCCCCTCAAAACCCTTTCGGGCGGGCAGCGCCGACGCATCGAACTCGCCCGCATCCTCTTCTCCGACGCGCAGACGATGATCCTGGACGAACCGACGAACCACCTCGACGCGGACTCGGTGGTGTGGCTGCGCGAGTTCCTCAAGAACTACGGTGGTGGCTTCATTGTGATCAGCCACGACATCGAGCTCGTGGGGGAGACCGTCAACAAGGTCTTCTATCTCGATGCGAACCGTCAGTCCATCGACGTCTACAACATGGGCTGGAAGCATTACCTCCGCCAGCGCGAAGCCGATGAGGAGCGCCGCAAGAAGGAGCGCTCCAACGTCGAGAAGAAGGCTGCAGTGCTGCAGATGCAGGCTGCTCGCTTCGGCGCGAAGGCCAGCAAGGCCGCCTCCGCCCACCAGATGGTGCGCCGGGCGGAGAAGATGCTCTCGGGGCTCGAAGAGGTCCGGGCAGTCGACAGGGTCGCCAAGCTGAGGTTCCCTGAGCCCGCGCCCTGCGGCCGCACCCCGCTGATGGCCAAGAACCTGAGCAAGAGCTATGGCTCACTCGAGATCTTCACCGCCGTCGACCTCGCGATCGACAGGGGTTCGAAGGTCGTCATCCTCGGCTTCAACGGTGCCGGAAAGACGACGCTGCTGCGCATGCTCGCCGGCGTAGACGAGCCAGACACCGGGCAGGTCGAGCCGGGTCATGGCCTGCGCATCGGCTACTACGCGCAGGAGCACGAAACGATCGACGTCAAGCGCAGCGTGCTCGAGAACATGGTCTCCTCCTCGCCGAACCTCACCGAGATGGAGGCCCGTCGTGTGCTCGGTTCCTTCCTGTTCACGGGTGACGACGCCCACAAGCCGGCCGGGGTGCTCTCGGGTGGAGAGAAGACCAGGCTCGCGTTGGCGATGATCGTCGTCTCGGGTGCCAATGTTCTCCTGCTCGACGAGCCCACGAACAACCTCGACCCTGCCAGCCGTATCGAGATCCTGGATGCCCTCGCGAACTACGCGGGCGCCGTCGTCCTCGTCAGTCACGACGAGGGGGCGGTCGAGGCGCTCAACCCCGAGCGCGTGCTCATTCTCCCCGACGGGGTCGAAGATCACTGGAACAAGGACTACGCGGACCTCGTCGGTCTGGAATAG
- the sufC gene encoding Fe-S cluster assembly ATPase SufC, whose translation MSTLIIKDLHVSVETEQGTKPILNGVDLTVASGETHAIMGPNGSGKSTLAYTIAGHPKYHVESGSITLDGQDILAMSVDERARAGLFLAMQYPVEIPGVTVTNFLRTAKTAVDGEAPPIRAWLKDLRGSMANLRMDKSFAERNVNEGFSGGEKKRHEILQLELLKPHFAVLDETDSGLDVDALKIVSEGVNRAKDTTGMGLLLITHYTRILRYIKPDFVHVFVDGRVAEEGGPELADRLENEGYDRFLADTNVG comes from the coding sequence ATGTCAACACTCATCATCAAGGACCTGCACGTCAGCGTCGAGACCGAGCAGGGCACGAAGCCGATCCTCAACGGAGTGGACCTCACGGTGGCCTCCGGCGAGACCCATGCCATCATGGGGCCGAACGGCTCCGGCAAGTCGACCCTGGCCTACACGATCGCCGGCCACCCGAAGTACCACGTCGAGAGTGGCTCCATCACGCTCGACGGCCAGGACATCCTCGCGATGTCGGTCGACGAGAGGGCTCGCGCCGGCCTCTTCCTCGCCATGCAGTATCCGGTCGAGATCCCCGGGGTCACCGTCACCAACTTCCTGCGCACCGCGAAGACGGCCGTCGACGGCGAGGCCCCGCCCATCCGTGCCTGGCTGAAGGACCTGCGCGGCTCGATGGCGAACCTTCGCATGGACAAGTCCTTTGCGGAGCGCAATGTCAACGAGGGCTTCTCCGGCGGAGAGAAGAAGCGTCACGAGATCCTGCAGCTCGAGCTTCTGAAGCCTCATTTCGCTGTTCTCGACGAGACCGACTCCGGGCTCGACGTCGACGCGCTCAAGATCGTGTCCGAGGGTGTCAACCGGGCAAAGGACACGACCGGAATGGGCCTTCTGCTCATCACCCACTACACGCGCATCCTGCGCTACATCAAGCCGGACTTCGTGCACGTCTTCGTCGACGGGCGCGTCGCAGAAGAGGGTGGCCCTGAGCTTGCGGACCGGCTTGAGAACGAGGGCTACGATCGCTTTCTGGCCGACACGAACGTAGGCTAG
- a CDS encoding SURF1 family protein — MSGWRFVLSARWAGYLALVLVFATVSCMFGNWQFDRRAEARAAIDLVEANYDREPQAVTEVLPTLDSYRGSQKWTPVLLNGVYLSDDEMLVRNRPFRGSPGFEILTPLLLDDGTVFIVDRGWVPVGSRQDAPDEIPPAPQGEVEVVARLKAGEPVLEGRGAPAGTNQIATINLGQVSERLEREMYTGAYGIVSSQEPAPASVPLTPDKPEADEGPHLSYALQWYVFALLAFVGLGWALRQEYRVVNADDPEVRRQAEERERKRAQRKPDDAETEDALLDSV; from the coding sequence ATGAGCGGCTGGCGTTTCGTCCTCTCGGCCCGGTGGGCCGGGTACCTCGCCCTGGTTCTGGTGTTCGCGACCGTGAGCTGCATGTTCGGCAACTGGCAGTTCGACCGTCGCGCCGAGGCCAGGGCGGCCATCGACCTCGTCGAGGCCAATTACGACCGCGAACCGCAGGCGGTCACCGAGGTGCTTCCGACGCTCGACTCCTACAGAGGCTCTCAGAAATGGACGCCCGTGCTGTTGAACGGCGTGTACCTCTCCGACGACGAGATGCTCGTGCGCAATCGCCCGTTCCGCGGCAGCCCGGGTTTCGAGATCCTAACCCCGCTGCTCCTCGACGACGGAACAGTCTTCATCGTCGACCGCGGTTGGGTCCCCGTCGGATCACGACAGGATGCTCCGGATGAGATTCCCCCGGCACCGCAGGGCGAGGTCGAGGTCGTCGCGCGGCTCAAGGCGGGCGAGCCCGTACTCGAAGGGCGTGGGGCGCCGGCGGGGACCAACCAGATCGCCACCATCAATCTTGGGCAGGTCAGCGAAAGGCTCGAGCGGGAGATGTACACGGGAGCGTACGGCATCGTGTCCTCCCAGGAGCCGGCTCCCGCATCGGTCCCACTCACCCCTGACAAGCCAGAGGCCGACGAGGGCCCCCATCTCTCCTACGCGCTGCAGTGGTACGTCTTCGCACTCCTCGCGTTCGTGGGGCTCGGCTGGGCGCTGCGCCAGGAGTACCGCGTCGTCAACGCCGACGACCCCGAGGTGCGCCGACAGGCCGAGGAGAGGGAGCGCAAGCGCGCCCAGCGCAAACCTGACGACGCCGAGACCGAGGATGCCCTGCTCGACAGCGTGTGA
- the fabG gene encoding 3-oxoacyl-ACP reductase FabG, whose translation MSTIRTVLITGGNRGIGYAIAEQFLAEGHRVAVTARSGSGPEGSLTVRADVTDAASIDQAFTAIEAELGPVEVVVANAGITRDTLLMRMSEEDFTSVVDTNLTGAFRVVKRASKGMLKARFGRIVLVSSVVGLYGGAGQANYSASKAGLVGLARSITRELGARGITANVVAPGFIETEMTAVLPEEQQAEYRKAIPAARFATPAEVAKVISWIASDDAAYISGAVIPVDGGLGMGH comes from the coding sequence ATGTCGACGATCAGAACCGTTCTCATCACAGGCGGCAATCGCGGAATCGGCTACGCCATCGCGGAGCAGTTCTTGGCGGAGGGCCACAGGGTCGCTGTGACGGCGCGCTCCGGGAGCGGTCCGGAGGGCAGCCTCACCGTTCGGGCGGATGTCACGGATGCCGCGTCGATCGACCAGGCCTTCACCGCCATCGAGGCGGAGCTCGGCCCCGTCGAGGTCGTCGTCGCCAATGCGGGCATCACGCGTGACACGCTCCTGATGCGCATGAGCGAGGAGGACTTCACCTCCGTCGTCGATACGAACCTGACGGGCGCCTTCCGTGTGGTCAAGCGCGCATCCAAGGGGATGCTCAAGGCCCGTTTCGGCCGGATCGTGCTCGTCTCGAGCGTGGTCGGGCTGTACGGCGGGGCCGGCCAGGCGAACTACTCGGCGTCAAAGGCGGGCCTCGTGGGCCTCGCCCGCTCCATCACTCGGGAGCTCGGCGCGCGCGGCATCACCGCGAACGTCGTCGCGCCCGGCTTCATCGAGACCGAGATGACGGCCGTGCTGCCGGAGGAGCAGCAGGCCGAGTACCGCAAGGCGATCCCGGCGGCGCGTTTCGCGACGCCGGCCGAGGTCGCGAAGGTCATCAGCTGGATCGCGAGCGATGATGCCGCCTACATCAGCGGTGCCGTCATCCCCGTCGACGGCGGCCTCGGGATGGGGCACTGA
- a CDS encoding DUF3099 domain-containing protein, which yields MAKPQSITSLPRSPDDDRHARMLKYAVTMGIRLVCIIACFFTPGWWLLLPAIGAVVLPYVAVVVANVSNTRGGDVDRPGLGTVVRYDPGQGSEVPPKGEAPR from the coding sequence ATGGCCAAGCCCCAATCGATCACCTCTCTCCCCCGGTCCCCCGATGATGACCGGCATGCCCGCATGCTCAAATACGCGGTGACGATGGGAATCAGGCTCGTCTGCATCATCGCCTGTTTCTTCACTCCCGGATGGTGGCTGCTGCTGCCCGCCATCGGCGCCGTCGTGCTCCCCTACGTGGCTGTCGTGGTCGCCAATGTGTCGAACACGCGCGGAGGAGATGTTGACCGCCCCGGCCTCGGCACGGTTGTGCGTTACGACCCGGGTCAGGGCTCCGAGGTGCCCCCGAAGGGCGAGGCACCGAGATGA